In Clupea harengus chromosome 12, Ch_v2.0.2, whole genome shotgun sequence, the sequence ATATGAAAATGGCGAATATGATACCAGACGTGATGGTCTAGTTATGGAGGAAGATGACCTGTCATATCCAGTAACACAGGAGCAGGCCAGTCTAGCACTTCTCATCCCTCGTTCCTCTgagccccacccccccagcgccccgagcccccaccccccccctccccatcctctccttgAGGGGACCTTGTTTCAGCCATGTTGTGTCGGCCATGGTCACGTCCCCGGCCAGTGAGCCATGACTCCCTTTCATCTGACACGATGACTAAACCAACTGTGCTGAAACATTCTCCTGTGgtatttctctcccctcctctctctgtcctctctctcttgttctctctctctctctctctctctctctctctctctctctctctctctctgtctttctccctttctctgtctaacactcactctcttcttctctatgtCCCCTTCACTAAGGTGCAGctttgtgtgtgctcatatgtgtgtgtgtatgtgtgagagggtgtgtgtcaaTGGTATTAATGAAGGtgtgttaaataaaaaagaaataaactgACTCATTTTCCCACCAGTGGGCAACAGTTTAGCCGACTGCGCGGAGATGAGGCAGGCAACTGGAGCGGATTAAACCTGCCAGACGACTCTCCACTGAGGCCTGCCAGATATGGGAGGAGAAGGTACCAGCTTCACTCACCTATGCCTAAGAGACCCTCAGAGGGAGAACCATAGATAtagaaaatagagagaaagagatagagaataaGGGTAATTGTTTGATTTTGGCTGTTAGAAACGCTATTGATTAACCGATCAGACAATGGCACCATCCAATCACAGAAGAGTATCATCTACTACAGCATAGCCAATTAAGACTAATTTTTAGTAGTTAGTTAGCCATAGTTAATCAAGGCTTAGCTGCATGAGTTTAGGTGTTAGGGCTGGAGCTCGAAGGGGGTTGAGACCGTCTCTAACTGAGCTATCTGCATGTTGACAGATGTTTTCGTCAGGTCATTGGTTCAGACAATCAGATTGCTGTAGTAAGCACGCCCTGCCTAGACGaaattaagaagaaaaaaaaacgcattCAAAGGTAGGCCAGTAAGCAATATTTCTTTATCATCGCTCAGACAGACTGCTCATTTCTGCAGCAGTCTTTGATTTGTGTCTGTGCgaatgcgtgcatgtgtgtgtgtgtgtgtgtgtgtgtgtgtgtgtggtttgtgtgtgtgtgaacgagtgaCAGGTATGAACTCTGCATGCTACATCGGGACCCCTCCACTGTTATGTTCCCATTAGTCAGAatgtgtgtacgagagagagagtgtgtgtatgtgcgtgcgtgtgcgagagtgtacctccctttctcctctttgcATCTGCACTGTCACTGTGCTATGTATGTGTCAAAGAGGGACTTCATTTCCTGGTTCAAAGGTCACAGGGGTGGAGTCAAACCCTGAAACCTTCCATAGAACACCGACATTTTCCCCGTGTGCTCCAGTGAGCTCCCACACAGGCATGCGCCATAACTCCCTCACAGGTCTCAGATGTATGTATACGCCGTTTgctcagtttgtttgtttgtttcgttcttttatctttctctctgttccttcctTATTTCATGCCATTCTGTATCCAGCGTGAGGTTCTCTCATCAAACATCTTGCCCTCCCATTACACATTCTTAAAAAATTCACACAATGGACACATGACATGTCCATGTTGAGCACTCAAGCTGTCCACAGTAATAACAGCACAAGTCTGAAACATGGTGGCCATTTTGGTGCAGCCTCTCTACCATTTGGGCTCCATGCTGTGTGATGCTCTGAATTTCAGCTGGAGAACAAAAGGCATTCAGCAAAATCACTTTCATCTCTAAGTGTGAAGCTGAACAGAGTGAGTAGTAGCTTCTGAAAATGTTTGAAGTGTAGCAGTTAAGATATGTCTGGTCATGCTAATTGTGATCATTTTAGTTGTTTAGGTATGACAACTGGGATGCTGATAGTTTGAATGTTATTCTCAAAATGTAGTTTTTATACATAATTTATAGTTTATATAAGACTAGCCCTCTAATCTACTAACATTATATAACTACGTTTTGAAAGTCTGAATGCAAAATGTTGGATTGTATGCAAGAGACGAGCTTTTTTTTGTACAGGCTACATATGGTCTGATGACATTTGAATAAAACTAATATTTAGTGTGTACTGAAAAATTCTCTGCACATGGAAAACACATTTCGCATTCAGTGTCCTATATGTGTCTATGTAAGGTATGATATGTTGTCTTTCTAGATGAGCTTAGGTTTGGTTGTGAGTTTATCGGTATAGTGATATCAGGTGCTGAGGGGCAGTCGAACACCAAGCTTCGCTTGACTATTTACTGATGTAGAACCATCTGAATGAGCTTGTCGCCTTCCCATCTCACATTCTGAGTCACTCACTCTGAGTGCTCATGGCAGACAGAATGGTGAAATGTGTCAATCAAATTTCATGACTATTTCTCTATCACTGTTTTCGTGATAGCTCATTTCACCCCTGTCTATCATGGGTGGGTGTTCCAGTGTGATGGAGTAAAAAAAAGATGGGAGGGAGGCACGGTAAGATGGTAGTCTCCTTCAGAAAGCGATATATCAGGCAATACTCTTGCAAGGTTTGGAGTTTTAACACCCCTTTGGACCCAAGAAATAGAACCAGTGGGAGTTAACCTTTTTGAGTTAAGAAGTTGGAGTTTGAATCTGTGTAGCAGACTGTCTCTACATGTCAAGTCTAGGTGGAGGAGTATAGTGCAGACTGTCTGTACATGTCAAATCTAGGTGGAGGAGTGTGGTGTTCAAGTAAGGTAGATCTATGTACTATATCTTTGGATGTCTGGATCTTGGCACTAAAAACGTAACACCATCTTGCCCAGTTCAAACCAGTCAGTGTGCAATGTTTTATTCCTTGAATTCTGCTCAAATCAGTTGATTTGActgatttggtgtgtgtctctctgaccAAATGAGTGCCCATATAATTACataatgtataatataatgGTAGACTGAACTAAAAGTAATGCTTCATTCAGAGTACATCTGAATCAAATCACACTGAAAAAACCTTAAAAGCATCAACCAAGGTAGAAGGTTCAactaaaatatgtaaatgtatttaaccTCAAACAcccttattttatttaatcttATAGTAAATTGTCTTTAGGGCCAAAATCAGGAAGTATTTAAGCTGAGCTCCACCAAATGCCACATTGGTATCCAGAGATGCTTTTAGAGTGGCTTATGATGCAGTAGAACCATCGATGTTATCAGTGTTTATGCTCTGTGGGATTTGAACCCCTAATCCTCCTGTCTTTGTTATCACCATATGAGCCAAATTGCAGAACTGTGGCcagcagagaaacacagataatGCCATGCAGCAATCATATTCAATATTCAAAACAAATTCCACATTTTACAGTAATGCACATCAGGATATTGTTATAGGAATTGCCCATAGTCCCAGATTCCCCATTTAACAGATTAAATTGGTCCAAAGCCACATAAAGTGCCTGCAGTGCAAACCTGTGTTCCCAATAGGAATTTACTGCTTCGCCCTTGCGCTATTTTTGGTCAGCTGcatcacagaaacacagcgATATAAAACCACTGTGAGATGTTGCAGTGTGTCAATGCTTTTAGCGGCAATGGCAAAGTAACAGCGTAAATATGATGGCCTGAAGTCACGGTGAGGTAACCATGGATATTAACTGGAGTGCCACAGTCACTGTGAATTTACCACAGTAAGGAAGTGCTCTTTAATTTGATAacctttcctcttccttctaAGTTCTGTCTCTTCACCTTGAAAGCTAATGTCTGCTCAGCATTACATGTAGATCAATGTTTGTCTGGTGCCTCACTTAgctgactagtgtgtgtgtgtgtttgtgtgtgtgtgtgagagagagagagagagagagagaatgagggactgtgtgtgtcaaattgaaaataaaaacagacatgtTGGACAGCAGATTGGACAGCCCTAGATTAAGAGTTTTATTTCTGGCAGGTTTCTGGAGGCCTCTAATGGGGCTTTGGAGTTCAATTCAACCTCCTGTCAAATGCTGAGGAAGGAAATCCTGGAGGTGAAGGTCCTCACTATGTGAGTtccatacaaacatacacaacccCACAAAACATGTCCCCAGGCCATTTTGGAACCAtccatacacacaatacacacaaacacatgtcttGTTTTTGGAAAAGTATGTTGTACAAAATAATGACTATCATCCAGCCATTGGCCAAAGGTAATACTGAAAttgcctatatatatatatatatatatataaataaatatatatactgtatatatatatatatatatatatatatatacacacacacacacacacacacacacacacacacagtggtaaaTTCAACAAATGTCGTTActgcttattattattattattattaataatatgatTTTACAAAAGACCTGTGCAAGATGGCAAACAGTTGCATTATGAAACAAAGCCTCAAAAAGAGGCTAAAGTTAGCCTTTGGAGGAGCCCACCCTTCCTCCAAtgtgctgtgcacacacaaaataattggCAGGCAGGTATGCCCATCTGTTTAGAGGTTTCTGACTGGTCAACATGGCCACACGGCATTGGCACAATACTTGCTGATTTCAGGGCCGAGGAGAGTCCCTCAGAGCATTGGTCTTCACAGGAGCCATCAGAATGGAAAGCCAGAGTGTTTCAAAATGGTGTCACAGCAATCTTAAAGTGGTCTCCAGAGAAGATGGGGGGGGGCTATAGCTTCTGTGGCTGTCTGCCGCCGCAGCTGTCAACACTGAAGCTGCTTTCGTGGCTATATTTAGTGGATAATACAGAACTGGATGAATTGGATGCAGAATTGGAAAGAATTGACATTTGCAAGAATGGTTTGACAGAGCACAGTATCTCAGTTGTAACTAACAACTAAGCTATTCACTTGATTTTTCCATTTAGACTTAGCATTATGCACAATATGCGCAAGAACCCACCCATTCtcaggctggcacacacacacacacacacacacacacacacacacatacacacacacacacacacacacacacttctggagCTCTTAACAGCTAAGAGTCAGTGTGTGGGCACAGAGTGCAGCAGCGGCTCCTGAGTCCCAGCTCCTAATGAAAGCTTAAACCCAAGGTCAGTGCCTCTAGAGTGCCGCTATTTAAGGAGCCACTTTTCTCAcccgccctcctcccttctccacctcttcctctctatcagtCTTTCTTTTCACCCATTTATCCCTACCCCAGCTCTGAAGGTGTGTATACATACaatatgtgtgttgttgtatgcACTGTGTataattgttgtgtgtgtttgtgtgtgtgtgtgtgtgtttgtgtgtgtgttcagggtgaAGACCTCCGAGTTgtttgagagatggagaaatcTGCAGGTGTGCAAGTGGGCACAGAACAAGGAGGAGACCAACAACTTTAAGtcagtgtacacatacacacatacacacacgcacagacacacgtgtacacacacacacacacacacacacacacacacacgcacacactcacatccatgcACAAATAAACCTCTTCTTACCCTTACCTTTAGATGTGACCCTGccaccctgcctgtgtgtgtgtacatggatgtgtgtgtgtgtgtgtgtgtgtgtgtgtgtgtgtgtgtgtgtgtgtgtgtgaactaggATGTCTCTGTCTCGGTGCTGTAATGCACCCTCCTTCCTGTTCACCACAAAACGGAACACGCCGTCGGGCACCAAGCTGCGCTATGAGGTCGACACCAGCGGAATCCTGCACATCAGCCCTGAGATATTTAAAATGTTCCCTGATgtgagtcatcacacacacacacacactcacacacacacacttacagatacactcacacacaaacacacacactcacacacacacacttacagatacactcacacacacacacacacacacacatttgaacaaaCAACCGCATGAAAATTTGCACCTATGATCTACACCAGCtttgctgtaagtgtgtttgtgtgtgtttgtgtgtgtgtgtgtgtgtgtgtgtgtgtgtgtgtgtgtatgtgcaggacATGCCCTACTCCAGATCAGAGTTTAAGCGCTGTGCTGTTATCGGGAATGGAGGCATCATCAAAAACAGCAAATGTGGGAAAGAGATCGACTCAGCTGACTTTGTCTTCCGGTAAACCCGCAACATTTACAAAGAATATACAACCACTCACATTCATCCTAAGTGAATCCATAAGTAACGGCTgttgttttaattatttttattttcttgatTTAAACGATCACCTCTGCAcccttctctctgctgctgtccgtctcctcctgtgtgtgctgttgcctCTGAGCTGTTGCTCTGCCTACCGCTGGTTTTTGTTCTGTTGCTGTCGGCAGTGGGTCTCAAAGAAAAGCTGATTAGATTGACATCctatatttttctcttctctcctctttctctctttctctctgcccccccccccctacacacacacatgcacactcacacacaaacaaaacactcccTCTTTTTCATTCACTGTTCTCGCACTGTTTACCACTCGTTCTCTCCGTCAGGTGCAACATTCCACCCATCTCTGATAAATACTCCGCTGATGTGGGATCTAAGACTGATTTCGTCACCATCAACCCAAGTATCATCACAGAGAGGTACACAAACAGCTCCCACTGGACACAAATCCATTTCTTAGACATATATACTTATATAAGAGTGCTTATGCGAATGTGTGAAATGGATTGATGAAATATTGGGTTTTTAATGCGTGACCTAGAAATACTAATTATAATTTATATGTTTAATTTAGTTCGGTGTGTATCTGTTACGTCTTTTGAACTGGGCCACGTCTATATCTGTTTGCAGAAACCATAATAAGATGACTTTGCAGTATTGTCTGAATAAATAAGTGGAATTTGTCAGACACACTTTTGCAGGGAATCATTTGCTGAGGTTGAAACATGTGAAtagccacacagacagacagacagacagacagacagacagacagacagacagacagacagacagacagacagacagacagacagacagacagacagacagacagacagacagacagacatctgtGATTATAACACTCACTAAGTTCCCCCCAACCTCACCACAGGTTCCAGAAGTTAGAGAAATGGCGCAAGCCCTTCTTCGACGTCCTGCAGACGTACGAGAACGCCTCCGTCATCCTCCCCGCCTTCTACAACACGCGCAACACGGACGTGTCCTTCCGCGTCAAGTACATGCTGGACGACTTCAGCTCGGCGCGCGGCGTCTACTTCTTCCACCCGCAGTACTTGCTGAACGTGCAGCGCTTCTGGTCCCTGCAGGGCGTGCGCGCCAAGCGCCTGAGCAGCGGCCTCATGCTGGTCACCGCCGCCATGGAGCTGTGCGAGGAGGTGCACCTGTACGGCTTCTGGGCCTTCCCCATGAACCCGGCGGGCATCTTCATCACGCACCACTACTACGACAACGTCAAGCCGCGGCCGGGCTTCCACGCCATGCCGCACGAGATCTTCAACTtcctgcacatgcacacgcgtgGCATCCTGCACTTGCACACGGGGACATGCAGCTGAGTGCACAAACACGCGCAAAGAGAGGGgacatgggtacacacacacacacacacatacatatacacagacacacacacaccatatacacagacacacagacacacagacacacatacacacacacacacacacacacacacacacacacacacacacacacacatacacacaccatatacacagacacacacacacacacacacatgtacatatgtaAAGCTGCACATGcagatacatacatagacacagacatacacacttatgCTGTGCtgatcaaacaaacacaaaagtatACATGCAGGCAAACACACGCTGCATTCGACACGGACACAAGAATGCAGgagaacattcacacacaaaacaatgctgatccatacacacacatacacacacacacacatacacacacacacactctctctcacacacacacacacacacacagatacacacagacacacacatgcagacttaGAGCTAATCAGGAGCAAAAGTACACAGGCAGTTATGATAGTCACTACTGTTTTATACCCattgagacagacaggcaggataCTTTGCTTGTTTGCCTATTCATAGGGACCAGCTGACATGgtacttactcacacacacacacacacacacacacagttctgcacTTACATTTAAACAGCTGCACTTgtcccacacaaatacagatacaagTCTGGAGTATGTTACACTCAATGtcttaaacatgcacatattttactctgtctctctttgtctctctctttcgtatagacacacactcacacagacacgatTTCTCTGTTGCGTCAGTAACAAACTCTTACCAGTAGGGGGAGGCAGCATCTCCCCCTCCAGAGCCATTTTTCTGTTGCCTTCCCGCTCTCCCCCCAGTGCACTTACATCCATCGGTTTAATTtcttatttacatttagatCTGCTTTAACGAGCTACTACACACATCAGCTTCACACATCTACAGTGCCTCCATCTTcccacttctcctcctcctcctccacctccacctcctcctccccccccctcatgtcgttctccactcctcctctatcCACTTCAACCTCTCACCCCGTCGCCGTGGCTCAGAGTTGTTGCTGCGCTGCGCAGACTTTTGTGTACCTACTTTTTAACCTCTGATACTCTTtgtacaaaagaaaaaacatacaaagaaaagaaaacaaaaaaaaacacacaaaaaggcatcaatgtgattggctaactGGCAGTCAGCCCTGTGATTGTGAAGACTGTTAAGTGTTTCAGTGATGTTGTGTCCTCTGTGGCTTTACTGCAGGTTTTAGCTGTTACAGTTCcagtccacatacacacatttacacacacacacacacacacacacacacacacacacacacacacacactcacacactcacacacacagacacactcacacacacaaccttgatCATGTACGTATGCACAAGTAGCGTATGGATTGTGGTAGGGGCATTTTGATTTCTCTGTAAATAGATTTTGAATATgaatctgttttcttttcttatgaTCATCATTGTTCATTGCAAACTGTgtcatgtgtttgagtgaatggaaAAGTGTTCAAGAGAAACAGTTGTTAtatctccagtgtgtgtttcacaacaAATGAGCTTTTTAAATATGTATGATGTTAATTTAACTAGAggagcacacagagacatttaaaATGGTggggtctctctttctcatcctctctctttccccctctctctacctccttaatccttctgttttgtcttcatcacccactctcttgctctctctctccctttctctctctctccctctctctttctccctctccctctctctctctctttctctctctccttagccTTGCTGCCTTGCCTGTTCTGCTCCATTGCCTCGACTGCTACGTTTTTgccttgaacacacacatctgagcctGCATACATTAATGCATACtggggcacacaaacacacacacacacacattcacacttgcagccatccctacacacacacacacacacacacgtacaaacgtACACTTTTGTGTGCCCGCACACAtgctaatacacacacccatacacatatgcagataCACTCACATGTGACCACCCCTATATGCATGCGTAAACCCACATCCAGATGTACGTTTTTGTAATTGCTTGTTTAATGTTACCGTCTCGACTTCAAATCATCGctaaaaatgtaatgtatataCTCTGCCAGTTCTCGCAtgggagtgtgtgcttgtgtgagtgtgtgattgtgtgaatgCGTGAGTGAATGTGCGAGTGCAGGtttgtgtctatgcgtgtgggtgtgtatgtgtgtgtgtgtgtgtgtgtttgcactgccTCATTCTTTGAGAcataaacaaccacacacacacacacactcttccggTGTGGATGTCAGATGCGGTGGTTAATAATGAATAGACTGCAGAGGTGAATCAGTGTTAATATGATAGTGAAGATTGCATCTGCCTCCCCCATTTACACTGACCCACCCCAGCAATGCAAGTTTCCTTCACAGCAGCACATTTTTGTGAAGCATAAATGTTTGCATTGAATGAATACATTGTACTGAATACATCtgctgtttgaaatgtattcattCTGCATTTAAGCGCACCCTGAAGCACGACTCCCAAAGAGAGATGAGGCAagggaatggagagaggtgtgagagacGGTCAGAGGTTTTTAGGGATTTTATGAATGGCATGATCAAGAGGCATTTGTTGCCGTGTGTGAATAAAGGATGTAAATGAAAGCTTCTGACTCTCATTTGCCTTGTGTGCACACTACGTCAAACACAGCACgctagcacaaacacacacctacttacacacacacctactcacacacacacacacacacacctgacctgcatatatatacatatgtttacattcagacattgttatgtctctttcacacacatatctcatccACCAactgccactcacacacataactctcTGTTCCATAATATCCACTGTACCTTGGAACCATTTCTAAATATAGCtaaataataaattataaataACTAAATTATTTCTCAACTGAAATAGTCAGTTCATAAATATCTAGATCTATCTAGCATATTTGTGGGTCCTCTTTCTATCATACCTGAACAGGCTGTTGCACAGATTAATTATGCATGACCTTCCTAGGTTAATCAGTGTTAATCTCATAGTGAGGGATGCATTTGTCCATTTTGGCTCTCTCTGAAAAACATGGGAGCACATGTCTACATAATTGCCCTTTATGTTGGTACACAACTGTTATCACACATTCTTTGGGCCACACATGCAGCTATTTAATCTCTTAAAACaactttctgtgtgtcttgtgtgcagACATTGTAAAATGG encodes:
- the st8sia5 gene encoding alpha-2,8-sialyltransferase 8E isoform X3, translated to MTRMSYADPTSSRDLLGSRSLCFIFICAFALVTLVQQILYGKNYVKSGQQFSRLRGDEAGNWSGLNLPDDSPLRPARYGRRRVKTSELFERWRNLQVCKWAQNKEETNNFKMSLSRCCNAPSFLFTTKRNTPSGTKLRYEVDTSGILHISPEIFKMFPDDMPYSRSEFKRCAVIGNGGIIKNSKCGKEIDSADFVFRCNIPPISDKYSADVGSKTDFVTINPSIITERFQKLEKWRKPFFDVLQTYENASVILPAFYNTRNTDVSFRVKYMLDDFSSARGVYFFHPQYLLNVQRFWSLQGVRAKRLSSGLMLVTAAMELCEEVHLYGFWAFPMNPAGIFITHHYYDNVKPRPGFHAMPHEIFNFLHMHTRGILHLHTGTCS
- the st8sia5 gene encoding alpha-2,8-sialyltransferase 8E isoform X1, with product MTRMSYADPTSSRDLLGSRSLCFIFICAFALVTLVQQILYGKNYVKSGQQFSRLRGDEAGNWSGLNLPDDSPLRPARYGRRRCFRQVIGSDNQIAVVSTPCLDEIKKKKKRIQRFLEASNGALEFNSTSCQMLRKEILEVKVLTMVKTSELFERWRNLQVCKWAQNKEETNNFKMSLSRCCNAPSFLFTTKRNTPSGTKLRYEVDTSGILHISPEIFKMFPDDMPYSRSEFKRCAVIGNGGIIKNSKCGKEIDSADFVFRCNIPPISDKYSADVGSKTDFVTINPSIITERFQKLEKWRKPFFDVLQTYENASVILPAFYNTRNTDVSFRVKYMLDDFSSARGVYFFHPQYLLNVQRFWSLQGVRAKRLSSGLMLVTAAMELCEEVHLYGFWAFPMNPAGIFITHHYYDNVKPRPGFHAMPHEIFNFLHMHTRGILHLHTGTCS
- the st8sia5 gene encoding alpha-2,8-sialyltransferase 8E isoform X4 encodes the protein MTRMSYADPTSSRDLLGSRSLCFIFICAFALVTLVQQILYGKNYVKRFLEASNGALEFNSTSCQMLRKEILEVKVLTMVKTSELFERWRNLQVCKWAQNKEETNNFKMSLSRCCNAPSFLFTTKRNTPSGTKLRYEVDTSGILHISPEIFKMFPDDMPYSRSEFKRCAVIGNGGIIKNSKCGKEIDSADFVFRCNIPPISDKYSADVGSKTDFVTINPSIITERFQKLEKWRKPFFDVLQTYENASVILPAFYNTRNTDVSFRVKYMLDDFSSARGVYFFHPQYLLNVQRFWSLQGVRAKRLSSGLMLVTAAMELCEEVHLYGFWAFPMNPAGIFITHHYYDNVKPRPGFHAMPHEIFNFLHMHTRGILHLHTGTCS
- the st8sia5 gene encoding alpha-2,8-sialyltransferase 8E isoform X2; translated protein: MTRMSYADPTSSRDLLGSRSLCFIFICAFALVTLVQQILYGKNYVKSGQQFSRLRGDEAGNWSGLNLPDDSPLRPARYGRRRFLEASNGALEFNSTSCQMLRKEILEVKVLTMVKTSELFERWRNLQVCKWAQNKEETNNFKMSLSRCCNAPSFLFTTKRNTPSGTKLRYEVDTSGILHISPEIFKMFPDDMPYSRSEFKRCAVIGNGGIIKNSKCGKEIDSADFVFRCNIPPISDKYSADVGSKTDFVTINPSIITERFQKLEKWRKPFFDVLQTYENASVILPAFYNTRNTDVSFRVKYMLDDFSSARGVYFFHPQYLLNVQRFWSLQGVRAKRLSSGLMLVTAAMELCEEVHLYGFWAFPMNPAGIFITHHYYDNVKPRPGFHAMPHEIFNFLHMHTRGILHLHTGTCS